The sequence GCTGGAGAGCGGTCCCGAGTTGGGCACCCGGATGCCGAATTCGAATTTACCCATGCCTCGTGCTCCTAGGGTTCGGTGATGCCGATGCGGTCGTACTTCAGGTGGCGGTTGTACCAGTCCACCACCCCGCCGGCGATCTGGTCGAAGTAGTCGTTGTAGACCCCGTAGTGGGTGGTCTTCTTCAGCATGACGAGCTTCTTGGGCTCGCCCGCCTTCTCGTACATGCGGACGGAATGCTCCTCGGGCGTGGTGGCGTCGTACTCCACCGCGACGAACAGCACGCCCCGAGGCGAGATCTTGTGGACCACGTCCTCCGGGGCGTAGTCCAGGATCGCGTCGGCGCACTGCAGCGGCATCTGGTTGGGGATTTTGGAGGCGACTTCCTTCTTGATGTTGGTGGTCTTGCGCTCCGGGGTCTGGACCATGATCTCCTCGCGCGCCGCTACCAGCTCGCCCGAACCGTTCAGCACCCGCTGCCGGCGGTCTTCCTCGATGCGCTTGAGGTAGTCGATCCATTCGTACTCCCGGCGCATGGAATGGAGCCAGTCGCGGCCGTTGCAGACGCCGAGGTAGCACACTACGGCCTTGACCCGCTCGTCGGTGCCGCCCACCAGCACGGCGTTGCCGCCGCCGGTGCCGCCGGAGCCGTAGGTGGCGATGCGGTCGGAGTCCACGTCGTCGCGGGTCTCCATGTAGGTGATGGCGTTGCGGATGTCCTCGGCTTGCCAGGTGGGCATGACCCAGCCCTTCTGCGGGCCCTCGCTCTGCCCCCAGCCGCGGTAGTCGAAGCACAGGCACGCGTAGCCCGCCTCGCACAACCGCTCGAACATCAGGATGTAGTGCTTGGCGTCCTTGAGTCCCAGAAAGCCCGGACCCTGGACGATGCCCGGCCAGGGCTTTCCCTGGTCGCCGTCGGGCAGGTAAAGGGTCCCGTGGACCTTGTAGCCTTCGCTGTAGAAGTAGACGTCCTCTGTTCGCATGTGGTTCTCCCAGGGAGCCTCCGGTCGGGGGCGACGCGCCGGTCGCCGGCACGGCGCCCCCAGCCGCGGGCTTCCGGACCCCGACTCCTCCGCCTAGGCGCGCACCGCCGGCAGGACTTCCTTGCCCAGCAGCTCGATCTGCTCGTACCAGTCCTCGTAGCGGAACCGGAGGTCGTAGACGATGTGGTTGAGACCGCCTTCCTCGTAACGCTGCGTATCGCGGACGATGTCCTCCGGCGTGCCCGCCAGCAGCAGTCCCTCGATGTCCTTGAGCTCGGAGAAGGTCCCGGACGCGGGCTTGACCCAGGTGGGCTTCTTGTTGCCCTCGTTGATGAGACCGGGCGCGTTGACCTTGCTCACCGCGGTGTCCTTGTCCTTGGCGATGCTGGTGATGGGGATGGCCCCGGTGGTCACCATGGGCTTGCCGGCCTTGTCGCACAGGTCGTGCAGGTACTTGATGCACTTGTGGAACGTAGCCAGCGGGATCCGTCCGGGCATCCACCCGTCGCAGTAGTCCACGGCGCGCCGGCACGAGGCCGGGGTGCCGCCACCGTACCAGATGGGGATGGGGGCCAGGGGCGTGGGCTTCAGCTCGACGTCCTCGAAGGAGTAGTACTCGTCCTCGTAGTTCACCTTTTCGCCGGCCCACAGCCGACGCACGAGGTTGGAGTTGACCTTGGCCATGTTGAAGCGGTCCTCGCGGGTGTTCTTGAGCCCCGCCGCGGCGAACTCGTGCTGGAACGTTCCCGCGCCGATGCCCATGATTACCTTGCCGTCGGCCAGGACGCTCAGGGCCGCCATGCACTGGGCGAGGTGGATGGGGTGGCGGTGGGAGATCATCGTACCGGTCCCCAGGATCAGCTTCTTGCACACCGACGAAATCGCCGACAGGATCGCGACGCATTCGATATGGGTGTTGTCCGTGCCCTCCATGCCGTGGGGCTCGAAGACCAGGTGGTCACGGACCCAGACGGAGTCGAATCCCAACGACTCGGCCAGCTTCGATCCCTCGATGCACTTCTCCACCGATCCCTGATCCCCGAAATGGGGCAGCAACAGTCCGAACTTCAGTTTCGTCGCCATGCTCAAACCTCCTTGCGGCTTCCTTTGGATATTGACTTGGCTGGCTCGGGGAGGGACGCTCACCCGTCCCCGCAACCGGCTCGCCGGAAACAATTGGCCGAAACGGCGCCGTCAAGCGCCATTTCGATTCATCAACTTGGGGATGCTGTTGCTGCGAAGGACCATGAACAATGCGGCCGGGGAGGAGCATTGTTGGACCGCATCGCGGCAGTGACGCCCTGCACGATGTTCCGAGCCGAAAAACTTTTTATAGACTCCGCTCGCGAACACTGTCAAGCGTGTGCCCAGCGCGCCGGATCACAAGTCAGCCGCCGGCACAGGCTTAGGGTCGTGCAGCGACGAAGTCAGGTCCGGGAGCTGTGGGCGGGACGGTGAGGGTCACGGACACTCTTGCTCGCTCGTCACCGAGGGGGACCGCGGGCGGTCGAGGGCGGCGCGAGTCTGGGCGAGGTACGTGCGGCTGACCGGAACCATGTGTCCGCCCGTGAGCTGCAGGAACATGCGTTGGTTGCGCTTGGTCCAGCCGCTCACGTGTCGAAGCGAAACCCAATAGGATCGGTGTACGCGGATCCCCTCGTTGGCCAGTTCATTGATGGCGTCGGCGAAACGCATCAGCAGGGTGCAATGGCCGGTGGCGGTGACGACCTCCACGTAGTGGTCGCTCATCTTGAGGTAGACGACGTCCTCGCCGGCGTCCGCGGGCAGACGGCGAAGAAACGGAGACCGGGGTGCCGCGGTGTCCCGGTCGACCGCGACAGGAGACCCCGTGTAACCGTGGAGGGTGTCCGTCGGGGCCGGTTCGGGCAGGGTCTCGGTCCACGGATCACCGGCAGCCTCGTTCTTGAAACGTTGGCTGACCAGGTAGTGGACGACAGCCCCGCATATCAGGACGGAAAACGTCAGGAACAGGTACACGGTCGGCCAGTCGTCGCGTGCCAATATTGCAGGGGAAAGCAGTGTGTCGACGCCGTAGGCGATGGCCGTGGTTGTCGGCGTGGCGATGAACGTGGCCCCGACAACCGCCAGCGTAATGCCCAGCGGACTCCAGAACCGCGTGAGGTAGAGCGTGACCACGTACTCGGCGTAGCACAGGGGCACAGACAAGGCCGAGCACAGGCTGAGATAGACCGTGCGTTGGGTCCAGGTGAGTTCATTCGTGCCCAAGGGGCATATGACGGTGTACGCGCCCAGATAGAGACCCAACAGGATCAGGACCCTCTTGAAGATATAGGGGCTTAGTGCTTCGCGATACGCGGCTTCCCAAGGATGTCTCTTGTCGCCGTCCACCTCATCATCCGAAACCGACGAAGAGTACGAACTGCCCATGTTCCACCACTTCATTCGCTAGAAGGCTCTTCTCGGGGTAAACTTCTCTTCTCAGGATAAACTTATTTGACCGATCGATTATTGTCAACAGTGGATTTCGGACGCAGCCGCCCGCCTTCTTGTGGTAGGAGCGGAATTCGTCTAGAAAATGCACAGGTTAACGGACACGCTCGCCGCGCGGCGGGCAGGGAGAGGAAACGATGAGCGACTTTTATAGTGAATGGTTGAGCGCCACCGAACGGAACGAGCAGTTTGTCGAGAACGCGCCGCGAGTCGCGCGCCACAAGGAGCTGGAGTGGATCAAGACGCGGCAGGACGCCAGGGCTGCGTTGATGATCGCGCCCGAGAAAGGCTTCCCTACCGGCGGCAGCATGATGATGCGGGCGGAGATTCCCGTGGGATGGCACACCGGGCGTCACAGCCACGGCGAGGAAGCCATCTACGTCGAGAGCGGCACCGGTTTCATGGTGCTCGACGGGAAGCGCTATGACTTCGGGCCGGGCACGGTCCTCCACGTGCCCTATCGTTCCGAACACCAGTTGTTCAATACCGGCGACGTCCCGGTGGGGTACATATCCGGGCTCGCCTGGCACCTGGAGGCCTCCGTCTACATGGGCCGCATGGATCAGTTCGAGGACTGCGGCCCCAACGATTCGGCGGCGCTGGAGGCCATCGGACCGGAAGAATCACAGGACTGGCCGGAAGACGGCCGGCGCATCTCCATGCACCAGGACCAGCACGAGCTTTCGGCCGAGTCCAAGCACGGCGCCACCTACTTCCTCATGGGCCGCAGCGGCAACCGCAACGGCTTCAAGGCCACCGCCGCGGCCATCAGCTCCATCTTCGTCGAGCTGCCGCGTTCGAAGAGCCACAGCCACGCCCACCCCGAGGCGTATCTCTACGCGCTCATGGGAGCCGGCTACTCGGAGATCGGCGGCAAGCAGTACACCTGGGAGCAGGGGGACGCCGTCCACGTGCCCCCGGGCATGATGCACCACCAGCACTTCAACCCCAGCGACGGCGAGACCCGCGAGCTGCGCTTCGAGTTCGGGATCCGCTACTGGCTGGTGGACCAGTGGAAGGGGTACACCACCATCGACAAGCATCTGAAGGCCATGTCGATGGACGAGGACGACGAGGACAAGTAGCCCGGCCGTCAATCCGCCCGCGCGACAATCCGTTCCACGCGGACGCGCCGGGCGGGTTTCCGACGCGGGCGGCTACTCGCCGATCCCCGCCAGATCCAGCAGAAACGCGTATTCCAGGGCGATCTCGCGGTAGCGCTTGAAGCGTCCGGACGCGCCGCCGTGCCCGGCTTCCATGTTGGTCTTGAGCAGCAGCCGGTTCCCATCGGTCTTGGTGGCGCGCAGCCTGGCCACCCACTTGGCCGGCTCCCAGTACTGCACCTGGGAGTCGTGCAGGCCGGTGGTCACCAGCATGTGCGGGTAGTCCCTTGCCGCGACGTTGTCGTAGGGCGAGTAGGACAGGATGTAGTCGTAGAACTCCTTGTCATTGGGGTTGCCCCACTCGTCGTACTCGCCCGTTGTGAGGGGGATGTCCGGGTCCAGCATGGTGGTGACCACGTCCACGAACGGCACCTGCGCCACCACCCCCTTGAAGAGGTCCGGCCGCAGGTTCACCACCGCCCCCATCAAGAGGCCGCCGGCGCTCCCGCCCATGGCGAAGAGCCGTTCCCGCGACGTATAGCGCTGCTCGACCAGGTGCTCGGCGCACGCGATGAAGTCCGTGAACGTGTTCTTCTTCCGGAGCAGCCTGCCGTCCTCGTACCACGCCCGCCCCATCTCCTCGCCGCCGCGGATGTGGGCGATGGCGAAGACGAAGCCACGGTCGAGCAGGCTCAGGCGCGCCGAGCCGAAGCCGGCGTCGAGGCTGTGGCCGTAGGAGCCGTAGCCGTAGAGGAGCAGCGGGCGGCGGCCGTCCCGTTCCATCCCCTTGCGGTACACCAGCGAGATGGGCACCCGGGCGCCGTCCCCGGCGGTGGCGTGGAGCCGCTCGGTGCGGTAGTCGCCGCTGTCGAAACCGCCCAGCACCTCCTCCTGCTTGAGCAGGGTCTTCTCCCGCGTCACCATGTCGTAGTCGTAGATGGAGCTGGGCGTGGTCATGGAGGTGTAGCCGTAGCGCAGCACCGTGGTGTCGAACTCCGGGTTGACGCTGGTGCCGGCGGCGTAGGCGGGCTCGCCGAACTCCAAGTAGTGCTCCGACGAGCCGTCCCACGGCATGATGCGGATGCGCATCAGCCCGTCGTGCCGTTCCTCCAGCACCAGGTGGTCGCGGAACACCTCGAAGCCCTCCAGCAGCACGTCGGGGCGGTGCGGGATGACTTCCTCCCAGTGCTCCTTGCCGGTACGGTCCAGGGGCGTCGACACGAGCCGGAAGTTCCTGGCCTCGTGGTTGGTGTGGATGAAGAAGCGGTCCTCGAAGTGGTCCACGGCGTGTTCGTGTCCCCGTTCCCGCGGCACGAAGACGGTGAACGCGCCGGTGGGGTCGCCGGCGTCCAGGTAGCGGTACTCGCTGCTCAGGGTCTGGGAGGAGACGATCATCAGGTATCGCTTGGACTTCGTCTTGAACACGTGGGCCGAGAAGGTGTCGTCGGCCTCCTCGTAGACGAGCACGTCCTCCGCCGGATCGGTTCCCAGCACGTGGCGGTAGATGCGGCACGAGCGCAGGGTCTCGGGGTCCTGCTTGGCGTAGAAGAGGGTGCGGTCGTCGTTGGCCCAGGTGACGTTGCTGGTCACCTCCGGGATGACGTCGGGCAGCGTCTCGCCGGTGGCGAGGTCCTTGAAACGGATGGTGTAGATGCGCCGCCCCTGGGTATCCTCCGTGTACGCCAGCAGATCCTGCCCGAAGCTCACCGCGATCCTCCCCACCGAGAAGAACTCGTGGCCCTCGGCGAGCGTGTTGACGTCGAGCATCAGCTCTTCCGGGTTCTCCAGGGACTCGCGCTTGCGCGCGTACAGCGGATACTCCCGGCCCTCCTCGAAACGGGTGTAATAGTAGTAGTCGTCCCGCCGGTAGGGCACGGACATGTCCGTCTGCTTGATGCGTCCCTTGATCTCCTCGAACAGGGACTCCTCAAGCCCCTGGACGTGGGCCATGACCTCCTTGGTGTGGGCGTTTTCCGCCTCCAGATAGGTCACGGTGTCGGGGTTGTCCCGTTCCCGCAGCCAGTAATAGTCGTCGGTGCGCACGTGACCGTGTTGCTCGAGTCTCTTGGGAACGATCTTGGCGGTGGGTGGATTGAGGGTGCGTTCCATGCGTCCACCTTAGCAGAATTCGCCGCGCCCACGAACGCGGCGCGCTCTCGCATTCCGTCGCCAAAGGCTGTAGTGTCGCGTCTGGCCTGTGCGCAACCGGAAAGGACACCGGGAGAGGAGGGCGTCATGGTGACCAGGGCCGTCAAGGAGTTCGAAGTCCATCCCTACGTGCAGTTCATGAGCGACCGGTTCGGCGCGTATGACCGCTGGATCGAGTCCGAGGGGTTGCCGGTGGTGAGCGGCTCCCACGTCCAGGACGTGCGCCGCATGGAGTTGGGCGCGTGGCCGCGCCGTGGCGGCAAGGGCGCCTACCTGTCGTTCTCGGACCAGCGCGTGGCCGACGGCTACGTGTGCGAGATCGCCGCGGGGGCAAGCCTCGAGCCCCAGCGGCACCTGTTCGAGGAGATCGTGCTCATCACCCAAGGGCGCGGCGCGACCACGGTGTGGTACGATGAGGCGCGCAAGCGCACCTTCGAGTGGGAAACCGGGAGCCTGTTCGCCATCCCGCTGAACGCCTGGCACCAGCACTTCAACGCCAGCGGCCGGGAACCGGCGCGCTACTTCGCCCTCACCAGCGCCCCGGTGGTGTTCGAGCTCTACCGGGACCCGGGCTTCATCTTCAACACGGACCACGTCTTCAAGGACCGCTTCGACCCGGCCCAGGAGGACTTCTTCAGCCGCGACGGGAAGTACAACACCGACTATTACGGCGGCATCCTGGAGAACAACTTCATCAGCAACATCCGCGACATCAAGCTGGTGCCGCGGGAGAAGCGCGGCAAGGGCAACCGCAACATGTACATCCACATGGCCGGCAGCACCATGCTCGCCCACGTCTCGCAGTTCCCGGTGGGGACCTACAAGAAGGCCCACCGGCACGGCCCCGGCGCCCACATCTACATGCTCGACTCCACGGGCTACTCGCTCATGTGGCAGGAGGGCGAGAAGCCCCAGCGCTTCGACTGGCAGGAAGGCACGGTGATGTCGCCGCCGGCGGGGAGCTGGCACCAGCACTACAACACGGGCCCCGAGCCCTGCCGGTTCGTGGCCCTGCACGCCTCCACCGCCGTTCAGGGCGAGGAGCGGGGCGTCGAGCAGATCGAGTTCGAGGACGAGGACCGGGCGTTGCGGCAGATGTACGAAGACGAGTGCGCGCGCAACGGCGTCACGGCACGGATGTGACGAAAGGAGCAGTCATGAGCGAGAGCACGCCCAGGAAAGCCCGTGCCATGGGCATCAACCACGTGGTTCTGGAGGTAGGGGACCTGGACGAGGCGTTGGAGTTCTACGGCGCCATCTTCGACTTCACCCTGCGCGGCCGGAGCGACCACAACGCCTTCATCGACCTCGGCGACCAGTTCATCCAGTTGAGCCTGGGCAAGACCCAGGAGGCCGACGGGAAGCGCCACTTCGGTTTCGTGGTAGACGACCGGGAGCCGGTGCGCGCCGCCCTCGATCGCCTCGGCGTCGAGCCCCTGGACCAGCGCCTCAACTTCCGCGACCCCTGGGGCAACCGCATCGAGGTGGTGCCCTATGACGACGTCCAGTTCTCCAAGGCGCCCAACGTGCTCAACGGCATGGGCCTCGGCGGACTGAAGAAGACGACTGGCGCCGTCGAGGAACTCACCAAGAAGGGGATGGCGCCGAACTGACGTCCGGCGCCACCAAGCCCGTCTTCAGGGTTTCGGCTTCTTGAAACCCGTCAGGATTTGCAGGTACTCGCGGATGTCCGGCGCCATGGTGTCGAAACCGATCAATGCCTTGCGGATCTCCTCGGGCGACACGTAGTCGACCGCGAGGTCCGCTTTCTTGGCATCGGCGAGGAAGGCGGAATTCTCCGTCACGGACTTGAACGCCTTTTGCAGGATCGCGACCCGGTCCTTGGGCGTGCCCGGCGGCAGCGTGAAGATGCGCGTGATGCCGTTCTGCAGGTTCCAGACCTTGAACGCCTCCAGGTTCTTGCCGGTCAACACATCCTGGAACAGCGGCAGGTCCTTGACCTCGGGGTTGCCGCGCCGCTGGGCGATGATGAACGGAATGAGCTTCCTGTCGCCGGTGTTGTCGAGCATGCTGCGGGCCGTGATCCTCATGGAGTCCCAGGTCCAGCACGCGCCGTCCACCTCGCCCTTGTCCATGGCCAACCGCACCCGGGCGGTGCCGCCGTACCCCGTGATGCTCTTGAACTTGGTGCCCAGGTCCCGGTTCAGGAACAGAAACGGGTCGGTGGTGATCCCCGGGGCGCGTGTGCCGCCCATCTTGAGCTCCCGCCCCGACTTGACGATGTCGTCCAGTGTCTTGAGTCCGGTGCGCCCCATGATCGCGCACGCCACCGCGTCCCGCGTCGGCACCCCGATGATCTCGAAACGCCGGGGAACGATCTTCACCTTCTTGTCGCCCATGGCGTGGGCCAGCACCAGTCCCGGACTCCACACCCCCAAGGTCAGCCCGTCGGGTTTGGCCTTCTTGTAGATGAAATTCGCCGTCACCAGGCTCCCCGCGCCGGGCAGGTTCTGCACCACCGGGGTCGGACTCCCTGGAATGTACTGCCTGATGTAGCGGGCGACGAAACGGGTGTAGGTGTCGTAGCCCCCGCCCGGCGAGAAGCCCACCAGCATGCGCAGGTTCTTGCCCTTGTAGAATTCCTCCGCCCCCACCGCGGCATGGCCCAGGACGAGCCCCAGCACCACGGCCAGCGACATGATCATGCGAATCATCGGCAACCTCCTTGGAGTAATTTCCGGTCTTGCGCCCGATTGGACCGGCTACCCGTAACAGCGTGCTTTTCGTGTGTCAACCTGCGGTGTTCACGCGGCCATTAAGCCTTTGAGTACTGGGCATGGGGGTGACCGCCTCTTCCGAGACTTGGGCGGTACGTTCGCGAACTACCCTTTGAATGAACAAGATCAGGGGTTCAGGACGACGCGGCTCAGCCGACGCCAACGACTGTCTTGGCGCAGACTGGGTTTTGCCTCCCCGATTGCCTCGACGACGAGATCCAGCTTGTAAGGTACTTGATCGGGATCGTCCGGAACCAGCTTGTCAATAAGGGCCAGCGTGGCATCCGGGAAACGCGTTGCCGGCGCGTCGTCCGCCGCCAAGTCTCCCTGGCCCAGGGGAATGGCAAACAGGCCGCCCTTACGGATCGGGATGAGATGTGGCGATATGGTACGAACCACCTCCGGGAACATGTCTCCAGCGTTTTCCACGAGATCCGCGAATCGACGCGATGTCTCTTCCGTCC is a genomic window of Deltaproteobacteria bacterium containing:
- a CDS encoding alpha/beta hydrolase yields the protein MRTEDVYFYSEGYKVHGTLYLPDGDQGKPWPGIVQGPGFLGLKDAKHYILMFERLCEAGYACLCFDYRGWGQSEGPQKGWVMPTWQAEDIRNAITYMETRDDVDSDRIATYGSGGTGGGNAVLVGGTDERVKAVVCYLGVCNGRDWLHSMRREYEWIDYLKRIEEDRRQRVLNGSGELVAAREEIMVQTPERKTTNIKKEVASKIPNQMPLQCADAILDYAPEDVVHKISPRGVLFVAVEYDATTPEEHSVRMYEKAGEPKKLVMLKKTTHYGVYNDYFDQIAGGVVDWYNRHLKYDRIGITEP
- a CDS encoding LLM class flavin-dependent oxidoreductase, translated to MATKLKFGLLLPHFGDQGSVEKCIEGSKLAESLGFDSVWVRDHLVFEPHGMEGTDNTHIECVAILSAISSVCKKLILGTGTMISHRHPIHLAQCMAALSVLADGKVIMGIGAGTFQHEFAAAGLKNTREDRFNMAKVNSNLVRRLWAGEKVNYEDEYYSFEDVELKPTPLAPIPIWYGGGTPASCRRAVDYCDGWMPGRIPLATFHKCIKYLHDLCDKAGKPMVTTGAIPITSIAKDKDTAVSKVNAPGLINEGNKKPTWVKPASGTFSELKDIEGLLLAGTPEDIVRDTQRYEEGGLNHIVYDLRFRYEDWYEQIELLGKEVLPAVRA
- a CDS encoding LytTR family DNA-binding domain-containing protein, whose translation is MKWWNMGSSYSSSVSDDEVDGDKRHPWEAAYREALSPYIFKRVLILLGLYLGAYTVICPLGTNELTWTQRTVYLSLCSALSVPLCYAEYVVTLYLTRFWSPLGITLAVVGATFIATPTTTAIAYGVDTLLSPAILARDDWPTVYLFLTFSVLICGAVVHYLVSQRFKNEAAGDPWTETLPEPAPTDTLHGYTGSPVAVDRDTAAPRSPFLRRLPADAGEDVVYLKMSDHYVEVVTATGHCTLLMRFADAINELANEGIRVHRSYWVSLRHVSGWTKRNQRMFLQLTGGHMVPVSRTYLAQTRAALDRPRSPSVTSEQECP
- a CDS encoding cupin domain-containing protein; protein product: MSDFYSEWLSATERNEQFVENAPRVARHKELEWIKTRQDARAALMIAPEKGFPTGGSMMMRAEIPVGWHTGRHSHGEEAIYVESGTGFMVLDGKRYDFGPGTVLHVPYRSEHQLFNTGDVPVGYISGLAWHLEASVYMGRMDQFEDCGPNDSAALEAIGPEESQDWPEDGRRISMHQDQHELSAESKHGATYFLMGRSGNRNGFKATAAAISSIFVELPRSKSHSHAHPEAYLYALMGAGYSEIGGKQYTWEQGDAVHVPPGMMHHQHFNPSDGETRELRFEFGIRYWLVDQWKGYTTIDKHLKAMSMDEDDEDK
- a CDS encoding S9 family peptidase, producing the protein MERTLNPPTAKIVPKRLEQHGHVRTDDYYWLRERDNPDTVTYLEAENAHTKEVMAHVQGLEESLFEEIKGRIKQTDMSVPYRRDDYYYYTRFEEGREYPLYARKRESLENPEELMLDVNTLAEGHEFFSVGRIAVSFGQDLLAYTEDTQGRRIYTIRFKDLATGETLPDVIPEVTSNVTWANDDRTLFYAKQDPETLRSCRIYRHVLGTDPAEDVLVYEEADDTFSAHVFKTKSKRYLMIVSSQTLSSEYRYLDAGDPTGAFTVFVPRERGHEHAVDHFEDRFFIHTNHEARNFRLVSTPLDRTGKEHWEEVIPHRPDVLLEGFEVFRDHLVLEERHDGLMRIRIMPWDGSSEHYLEFGEPAYAAGTSVNPEFDTTVLRYGYTSMTTPSSIYDYDMVTREKTLLKQEEVLGGFDSGDYRTERLHATAGDGARVPISLVYRKGMERDGRRPLLLYGYGSYGHSLDAGFGSARLSLLDRGFVFAIAHIRGGEEMGRAWYEDGRLLRKKNTFTDFIACAEHLVEQRYTSRERLFAMGGSAGGLLMGAVVNLRPDLFKGVVAQVPFVDVVTTMLDPDIPLTTGEYDEWGNPNDKEFYDYILSYSPYDNVAARDYPHMLVTTGLHDSQVQYWEPAKWVARLRATKTDGNRLLLKTNMEAGHGGASGRFKRYREIALEYAFLLDLAGIGE
- a CDS encoding cupin domain-containing protein produces the protein MVTRAVKEFEVHPYVQFMSDRFGAYDRWIESEGLPVVSGSHVQDVRRMELGAWPRRGGKGAYLSFSDQRVADGYVCEIAAGASLEPQRHLFEEIVLITQGRGATTVWYDEARKRTFEWETGSLFAIPLNAWHQHFNASGREPARYFALTSAPVVFELYRDPGFIFNTDHVFKDRFDPAQEDFFSRDGKYNTDYYGGILENNFISNIRDIKLVPREKRGKGNRNMYIHMAGSTMLAHVSQFPVGTYKKAHRHGPGAHIYMLDSTGYSLMWQEGEKPQRFDWQEGTVMSPPAGSWHQHYNTGPEPCRFVALHASTAVQGEERGVEQIEFEDEDRALRQMYEDECARNGVTARM
- a CDS encoding VOC family protein is translated as MSESTPRKARAMGINHVVLEVGDLDEALEFYGAIFDFTLRGRSDHNAFIDLGDQFIQLSLGKTQEADGKRHFGFVVDDREPVRAALDRLGVEPLDQRLNFRDPWGNRIEVVPYDDVQFSKAPNVLNGMGLGGLKKTTGAVEELTKKGMAPN